Proteins from a single region of Mumia flava:
- a CDS encoding biotin carboxylase N-terminal domain-containing protein — translation MTTPTPASPPAGGVSIGASSLGPASTSGGAPAGRGASGASDRDPAAPRFSTLLVANRGEIALRIVRAARAEGLRTVAVYAENDASAPHVRLADAAEPIGSYLAIDDLLDAARRSGAGAVHPGYGFLSENAGFAAAVAEAGLVWVGPSAEVIEVMGRKDRARDLAERAGVAVTDRWELDGDTVVGDVRFPVLVKAAAGGGGKGMRVVRAAGDLPDAIAAAGREAVAAFGDPTLLVEQYVERGRHVEVQVIGDEHGTVVHLGERDCSAQRRHQKVLEEAPAPTIADRTRRRLTDAAVALCHEVGYVNAGTVEFLVFDSPSGEEQIAFLEMNTRLQVEHPVTEAVTGLDLVALQLRVAQGRTLGLAQSDVVTSGHAIEARVYAEDPYAGFLPQAGRATSVVWPERVRVDAALESGSVVTTAYDPMLGKVIAYGADREAARLALRDALGATAVLGITTNVGFLRRLVDSPEFAGGAVHTAWLDSEQAEPLLRRPDVPGAAVEAAGRAWADRYAAPGDDPFGTADGWRSSGPAAGLRVELVGPDGEHHEVTVGPAGPQRVVSEVRSDGVDVVVDGQTWHFRHPDPARDPGAEQAGDADVVAPMPGTVLAVDVGVGDPVAAGQVLAVVEAMKMELALKAPYDGVVTDVRAVAGASVALGDLLVTVEPAEGAQEA, via the coding sequence ATGACGACACCGACTCCCGCGTCCCCTCCCGCTGGGGGGGTCTCGATCGGGGCCTCGTCCCTCGGCCCCGCCTCGACCAGCGGTGGTGCGCCCGCTGGTCGAGGCGCGAGCGGAGCGAGCGATCGAGACCCCGCCGCCCCCCGCTTCTCCACCCTCCTCGTCGCGAACCGCGGCGAGATCGCGCTGCGGATCGTCCGCGCCGCCCGCGCCGAGGGTCTGCGGACCGTCGCCGTCTACGCCGAGAACGACGCGTCGGCGCCGCACGTCCGGCTCGCCGACGCCGCCGAGCCGATCGGCTCGTACCTCGCGATCGACGACCTGCTCGACGCCGCGCGTCGCAGCGGTGCCGGCGCCGTGCACCCCGGGTACGGGTTCCTGTCGGAGAACGCCGGGTTCGCGGCGGCGGTCGCCGAAGCCGGCCTGGTGTGGGTCGGGCCGAGCGCCGAGGTGATCGAGGTGATGGGCCGCAAGGACCGCGCTCGCGATCTCGCGGAGCGGGCGGGTGTCGCGGTCACCGACCGGTGGGAGCTCGACGGCGACACCGTCGTGGGCGACGTGCGCTTCCCTGTGCTGGTCAAGGCGGCCGCGGGTGGTGGCGGCAAGGGCATGCGGGTCGTCCGCGCTGCCGGTGACCTCCCGGACGCGATCGCCGCCGCCGGTCGTGAGGCGGTCGCGGCGTTCGGCGACCCGACGCTGCTCGTCGAGCAGTACGTCGAGCGTGGCCGCCACGTGGAGGTGCAGGTGATCGGTGACGAGCACGGCACGGTCGTGCACCTGGGCGAGCGGGACTGCTCCGCGCAGCGGCGCCACCAGAAGGTCCTCGAGGAGGCACCGGCGCCGACGATCGCCGACCGGACCCGCCGGCGGCTCACCGACGCGGCGGTCGCGCTGTGCCACGAGGTCGGCTACGTCAACGCGGGCACGGTCGAGTTCCTCGTGTTCGACTCTCCGAGCGGCGAGGAGCAGATCGCGTTCCTCGAGATGAACACGCGGCTCCAGGTCGAGCACCCCGTCACCGAGGCCGTCACGGGGCTCGACCTGGTCGCGCTCCAGCTGCGGGTGGCCCAGGGCCGCACGCTCGGCCTGGCGCAGTCCGACGTCGTCACCTCGGGTCACGCGATCGAGGCCCGCGTCTACGCCGAGGATCCGTACGCGGGGTTCCTCCCGCAGGCCGGTCGCGCGACCTCGGTGGTGTGGCCGGAGCGGGTGCGGGTGGACGCCGCGCTGGAGTCCGGCAGCGTCGTCACCACGGCGTACGACCCGATGCTCGGCAAGGTGATCGCGTACGGCGCCGATCGCGAGGCCGCACGCCTGGCGCTGCGCGACGCGCTCGGGGCCACGGCGGTCCTCGGGATCACGACCAACGTCGGGTTCCTGCGCCGCCTGGTCGACTCGCCCGAGTTCGCCGGTGGCGCCGTGCACACGGCCTGGCTCGACTCCGAGCAGGCAGAGCCGCTGCTCCGACGGCCCGACGTCCCCGGCGCGGCGGTCGAGGCTGCAGGCCGCGCATGGGCCGACCGGTACGCGGCGCCGGGCGACGATCCCTTCGGCACCGCCGACGGGTGGCGTTCCAGCGGACCGGCCGCCGGCCTGCGGGTCGAGCTGGTCGGCCCCGACGGTGAGCACCACGAGGTGACGGTCGGGCCCGCCGGGCCGCAGCGGGTCGTGAGCGAGGTCCGCTCCGACGGCGTGGACGTGGTCGTCGACGGCCAGACCTGGCACTTCCGGCACCCCGACCCGGCGCGTGACCCGGGCGCCGAGCAGGCCGGGGACGCCGACGTGGTGGCGCCCATGCCGGGCACGGTCCTCGCCGTCGACGTCGGGGTCGGTGACCCGGTCGCGGCCGGTCAGGTGCTCGCGGTCGTCGAGGCGATGAAGATGGAGCTGGCCCTGAAGGCTCCGTACGACGGGGTCGTGACCGACGTCCGTGCCGTGGCCGGGGCGTCGGTCGCGCTGGGTGACCTGCTCGTGACGGTCGAGCCGGCCGAGGGTGCGCAGGAGGCGTGA
- a CDS encoding carboxyl transferase domain-containing protein, protein MSTNAPPTGLRDAVAVLRERLDRVRDGGSAAARAKHESRGKMLVRDRVDHLLDPGSPFLEIAPLAAYGMYGDPHAQDADPYAVPSAGVVAGIGRVSGRECVVVANDATVKGGTYYPMTVKKHLRAQTIAADNHLPCLYLVDSGGAYLPMQDEVFPDREHFGRIFYHQAQLSAQGIAQVAAVMGSCTAGGAYVPAMSDETVIVRDQGTIFLGGPPLVKAATGEVVTAEELGGGDVHARTSGVVDHLADDDAHALAIVRSIVATLERRDPPSLTQVEVADPLEDPATLDDVVPADPRTPYDVREVIRRVVDASAFHEFKPLYGDTLVCGFARIWGYPVAIVANNGILFAESALKGAHFVELANQRGVPLVFLQNITGFMVGREYENRGIAKDGAKLVTAVASSVVPKMTVVIGGSYGAGNYGMCGRAYDPRFLWMWPNAQISVMGGEQAASVLATVRRDGIESRGGEWSAQDEEAFKDPIRAQYAEQGSAYYSTARLWDDGIIDPADTRRVLGMALQVASNAPIPEPSYGIFRM, encoded by the coding sequence ATGTCCACCAACGCCCCGCCCACCGGTCTGCGCGACGCCGTCGCGGTGCTGCGCGAGCGTCTCGACCGGGTCCGCGACGGGGGCTCGGCCGCCGCCCGCGCGAAGCACGAGTCCCGCGGGAAGATGCTCGTGCGCGACCGGGTCGACCACCTGCTCGACCCCGGCTCCCCGTTCCTCGAGATCGCCCCGCTCGCGGCGTACGGCATGTACGGCGACCCGCACGCCCAGGACGCGGACCCCTACGCCGTCCCGAGCGCCGGGGTGGTCGCCGGGATCGGACGGGTCTCGGGTCGCGAGTGCGTGGTCGTCGCGAACGACGCCACGGTCAAGGGCGGCACGTACTACCCGATGACGGTGAAGAAGCACCTGCGCGCCCAGACCATCGCCGCCGACAACCACCTGCCGTGCCTCTACCTGGTCGACTCCGGCGGCGCGTACCTCCCGATGCAGGACGAGGTCTTCCCGGACCGTGAGCACTTCGGCCGGATCTTCTACCACCAGGCGCAGCTGTCGGCGCAGGGCATCGCGCAGGTCGCCGCGGTGATGGGATCGTGCACGGCCGGCGGCGCCTACGTCCCCGCCATGAGCGACGAGACGGTGATCGTGCGCGACCAGGGCACGATCTTCCTCGGCGGCCCGCCCCTGGTGAAGGCCGCGACCGGCGAGGTGGTCACCGCCGAGGAGCTGGGTGGCGGCGACGTGCACGCCCGTACGTCCGGGGTCGTCGACCACCTCGCCGACGACGACGCGCACGCGCTCGCGATCGTCCGCTCGATCGTCGCCACGCTCGAGCGGCGCGACCCGCCGAGCCTGACCCAGGTCGAGGTCGCCGATCCGCTCGAGGACCCCGCGACGCTCGACGACGTCGTCCCGGCCGACCCGCGCACGCCGTACGACGTGCGCGAGGTGATCCGCCGGGTCGTCGACGCATCGGCGTTCCACGAGTTCAAGCCGCTCTACGGGGACACGCTCGTCTGCGGCTTCGCCCGGATCTGGGGCTACCCGGTCGCGATCGTCGCGAACAACGGGATCCTCTTCGCCGAGTCCGCGCTCAAGGGGGCGCACTTCGTCGAGCTCGCGAACCAGCGCGGCGTCCCGCTCGTGTTCCTCCAGAACATCACCGGCTTCATGGTCGGCCGCGAGTACGAGAACCGCGGGATCGCGAAGGACGGCGCCAAGCTCGTCACCGCGGTCGCGTCGTCGGTGGTCCCGAAGATGACGGTGGTGATCGGCGGGTCGTACGGCGCCGGCAACTACGGCATGTGCGGGCGTGCGTACGACCCGCGGTTCCTGTGGATGTGGCCGAACGCCCAGATCTCGGTGATGGGTGGCGAGCAGGCCGCGTCCGTGCTGGCGACCGTGCGGCGCGACGGCATCGAGTCGCGTGGCGGCGAGTGGAGCGCGCAGGACGAGGAGGCGTTCAAGGACCCGATCCGGGCTCAGTACGCCGAGCAGGGGTCCGCGTACTACTCGACCGCGCGGCTCTGGGACGACGGCATCATCGACCCCGCCGACACCCGCCGCGTGCTCGGGATGGCCCTCCAGGTCGCCTCGAACGCCCCGATCCCCGAGCCGTCCTACGGCATCTTCCGGATGTGA
- a CDS encoding zinc-binding dehydrogenase translates to MRAVQVERFGGPEVLQVSEVEAPEAGAGEVVVDVEIADVIFLDTLLRRGLAEEWGMSLPYVAGGAVAGRVRSVGPGVDDAWRGRRVVARTGTQGGYAELARVDVAVLVPVPDDVTLEQAAALSRDAVTALRLVEVTAVGPEDRVVVNAAAGGAGSLLVQDLVATGADVVGAARGAAKLAVVADLGAAAVDYTSPAWSEKAVAALGGPPTVVLDGAGGAPGREALAVLADGGRFVGYGAGGGFVVPEPDDVARRRLEVRGITGAQTDPATTRRFTVEAIERLRTGRWAPLIRQRYPLEAAALAHAGLEDRTAIAKTLLLV, encoded by the coding sequence ATGCGCGCAGTGCAGGTCGAACGGTTCGGGGGCCCGGAGGTCCTCCAGGTCAGCGAGGTCGAGGCGCCCGAGGCCGGTGCGGGCGAGGTGGTGGTCGACGTGGAGATCGCCGACGTGATCTTCCTCGACACCCTGCTGCGACGCGGCCTGGCCGAGGAGTGGGGCATGAGCCTGCCGTACGTCGCGGGCGGCGCGGTCGCCGGGCGGGTCCGGTCGGTCGGGCCCGGGGTGGACGACGCGTGGCGGGGCCGGCGGGTCGTCGCCCGGACGGGCACGCAGGGCGGGTACGCGGAGCTGGCGCGGGTCGACGTCGCGGTGCTCGTCCCGGTGCCGGACGACGTCACGCTCGAGCAGGCGGCCGCCCTGTCGCGCGATGCCGTGACCGCGCTCCGGCTCGTCGAGGTCACCGCGGTCGGCCCCGAGGACCGGGTGGTCGTGAACGCGGCCGCCGGCGGTGCGGGCTCGCTGCTCGTCCAGGACCTGGTCGCGACCGGCGCCGACGTGGTGGGTGCGGCGCGGGGTGCGGCCAAGCTCGCTGTCGTCGCGGACCTCGGTGCCGCCGCCGTCGACTACACGAGCCCGGCCTGGTCGGAGAAGGCCGTCGCGGCTCTCGGCGGGCCCCCCACGGTCGTCCTGGACGGGGCGGGCGGCGCCCCTGGTCGCGAGGCGCTGGCCGTGCTGGCCGACGGTGGACGCTTCGTCGGGTACGGCGCGGGCGGCGGGTTCGTGGTCCCGGAGCCCGACGACGTCGCGCGCCGCCGCCTCGAGGTGCGTGGGATCACCGGCGCCCAGACCGACCCCGCGACCACGCGTCGGTTCACGGTGGAGGCGATCGAGCGGCTGCGGACGGGCCGCTGGGCGCCGCTGATCCGTCAGCGCTACCCGCTCGAGGCGGCCGCGCTGGCGCACGCCGGGCTCGAGGACCGCACGGCGATCGCGAAGACGCTGCTCCTGGTCTGA
- a CDS encoding helix-turn-helix domain-containing protein, with translation MLEILGLSTDESRVYLALLERPNASYDDVAEVTGLAVEEIVATITLLEQDALVIRHASHGRPLRWVAAPPSVGLSARVVEKQRGLVDAQQEIERLDEIYRRGRQGRGAVDAVDVVAGPEAAGHRITQLIRAARDEVMTIIQSAPHPGMDPDLVEERRALERGVRFRAVAERGAMERPGLLAALSGASTGRIDVRVVRHAPCRLVVVDRDTALVPLRRADGATEGALVVHGGGLRDLTLGLFDRMWETAAPLLGGAGDGDASVAGLNGVDLAILRLLNAGLTDQKVASRLGLSSRTVQRRTARLMEAADVETRLQLGVVAARRGWL, from the coding sequence GTGCTGGAGATCCTCGGCCTGTCCACCGACGAGTCCCGGGTCTACCTTGCCCTTCTCGAGCGGCCGAACGCGTCGTACGACGACGTCGCCGAGGTGACCGGACTCGCCGTCGAGGAGATCGTCGCCACGATCACGCTGCTGGAGCAGGACGCGCTCGTGATCCGGCACGCCTCCCACGGTCGCCCGTTGCGCTGGGTCGCTGCCCCGCCGTCCGTGGGGCTCTCCGCCCGCGTCGTCGAGAAGCAGCGAGGCCTGGTCGACGCCCAGCAGGAGATCGAGCGTCTCGACGAGATCTACCGGCGCGGCCGTCAGGGCCGGGGCGCGGTCGACGCGGTCGACGTGGTGGCGGGACCCGAGGCGGCCGGCCACCGGATCACCCAGCTGATCCGTGCGGCGCGCGACGAGGTCATGACGATCATCCAGTCGGCGCCGCACCCCGGCATGGACCCCGATCTGGTCGAGGAGCGCAGAGCCCTGGAGCGCGGGGTCCGGTTCCGGGCGGTCGCCGAGCGGGGCGCGATGGAGCGGCCGGGACTTCTGGCCGCGCTCTCGGGGGCCTCGACCGGGCGGATCGACGTGCGGGTGGTCCGGCACGCGCCCTGTCGGCTGGTCGTCGTGGACCGGGACACGGCCCTGGTCCCGCTGCGCCGTGCCGACGGTGCGACCGAGGGCGCGCTGGTCGTGCACGGCGGAGGCTTGCGAGACCTGACGCTGGGTCTGTTCGACCGGATGTGGGAGACGGCGGCGCCGCTGCTGGGCGGGGCGGGGGACGGTGACGCGTCCGTCGCGGGGCTGAACGGTGTCGACCTCGCGATCCTGCGTCTCCTGAACGCCGGGCTGACCGACCAGAAGGTCGCGAGCCGGCTGGGCCTGTCGTCCCGCACGGTGCAGCGCCGGACCGCACGGCTGATGGAGGCGGCCGACGTCGAGACCCGACTCCAGCTCGGTGTCGTCGCGGCTCGGCGAGGGTGGCTCTGA